A genomic segment from Gemmatimonadaceae bacterium encodes:
- the bchI gene encoding magnesium chelatase ATPase subunit I — protein MKLALLIATVDPSVGGVLVLGDRGTGKSTVVRALPALLPGMKAVEGCRYGCDPAANGARCDECRERALHVARGKLPVTEKRVPVIDLPLGATEDRVVGALDIEKALRNGEKAFEPGLLARAHRGFLYVDEVNLLEDHLVDLLLDVAQTGENVVERDGVSVRHPARFVLVGSGNPEEGDLRPQLLDRIGLSVEVRTSDDVGQRVEVIRRRDAYERDTSAFLAHWEAADGAVRTRILAARKRLPAVQVPDAVLHKAVQLCVELGTDGVRGELTLLRAARAAAALDGHKVVTDAHIKAVAPMALRHRLRRNVLDEGGSGTRVARAITAIYGAA, from the coding sequence ATGAAGCTGGCACTCCTCATCGCGACCGTCGACCCGTCGGTGGGGGGCGTCCTGGTGCTGGGCGACCGTGGCACGGGCAAGTCGACGGTGGTGCGTGCGCTGCCGGCGCTGCTGCCCGGCATGAAGGCGGTGGAGGGGTGCCGCTACGGCTGCGATCCCGCCGCCAACGGTGCGCGCTGTGACGAGTGCCGGGAGCGTGCCCTGCACGTGGCGCGTGGCAAGCTGCCCGTCACGGAGAAGCGCGTCCCCGTCATCGACCTCCCCCTCGGTGCCACCGAGGACAGGGTGGTCGGCGCACTCGACATCGAGAAGGCGCTGCGCAACGGCGAGAAGGCGTTCGAGCCCGGCCTCCTGGCGCGCGCGCATCGCGGGTTCCTCTACGTGGACGAGGTGAACCTGCTCGAGGATCACCTCGTGGACCTGCTGCTCGACGTGGCACAGACGGGCGAGAACGTGGTGGAGCGCGACGGCGTGAGCGTGCGGCATCCCGCCCGCTTCGTGCTCGTCGGCAGCGGCAACCCAGAGGAGGGCGACCTCCGGCCGCAGCTGCTCGACCGGATCGGCCTGAGCGTGGAAGTGCGCACCAGTGACGACGTGGGGCAGCGGGTGGAGGTGATCCGCCGCCGTGATGCGTACGAGCGCGACACGAGTGCCTTCCTCGCGCACTGGGAGGCCGCGGACGGGGCGGTGCGCACGCGCATCCTCGCGGCGCGCAAGCGCCTGCCGGCGGTGCAGGTGCCGGATGCGGTGCTGCACAAGGCGGTGCAACTCTGTGTGGAGCTGGGCACCGATGGTGTGCGCGGCGAACTCACGCTGCTGCGTGCGGCGCGTGCGGCGGCAGCGCTCGACGGGCACAAGGTCGTGACCGACGCCCACATCAAGGCGGTGGCACCGATGGCGCTGCGCCATCGCCTGCGCCGCAACGTGCTCGACGAGGGCGGCAGCGGCACGCGCGTGGCGCGGGCGATCACGGCGATCTACGGCGCGGCGTGA
- a CDS encoding magnesium chelatase subunit D: MTAAVPVAGAQDGAVAAARARAAAALCVVAVAGREIGGIVLRDSSAGAQQWIAALRSVLPASVRVLRLPASATDDRIFGGLDLAATIATGSPVAERGVVAEAHGGVVVIPLIERMPVATQARLGAVLDTGVATVLRDGVRASFPAEFTLIAIDESEEEVWGVAAPLRDRLALVLDGDVRVDEAMLPPAATVAAARAMLSHVFASDDVMVGIGTMCVAFGIASDRAPRQALWTARALAALDSRRDVEEADVALAAQLVLAPRATRMPAPPPDEDEPEQEQPPEPSPPEPTSSDTPPDSPDDRPMEDRLVDAVTAAIPPELLAELLARANRPSQELGRAGAEKESWIRGRQVAARRGKPDGVRRLHVLETLRAAAPWQRARARAAATRELPVRSLIVERDDFRIRRYVERAGTAVIFVVDASGSAAAQRLGEAKGAVEALLAESYARRDRVSLIAFRGTTAEMLLPPTRALARARKLLASLPGGGGTPLATAIDMAVTAGVAARRSGTLPVVVFLTDGRANVARDGKGGRTESMRDALDAAATFRASNLACVVIDTSPRPEPMARKVAEAMGARYVPLPVVDARAIAGAVQLAKEVG; encoded by the coding sequence ATGACGGCGGCGGTGCCGGTGGCGGGTGCGCAGGACGGTGCCGTGGCTGCGGCACGCGCGCGCGCTGCCGCGGCGCTGTGTGTGGTGGCCGTCGCCGGTCGCGAGATCGGCGGGATCGTGCTGCGGGATTCGTCGGCGGGAGCACAGCAGTGGATCGCCGCCCTGCGCAGCGTGCTTCCTGCCTCGGTGCGCGTGCTGCGCCTGCCCGCCTCCGCCACCGACGATCGCATCTTCGGCGGGCTGGACCTGGCCGCGACCATCGCCACGGGCAGCCCGGTGGCGGAACGTGGCGTGGTGGCGGAGGCGCACGGGGGTGTGGTGGTGATTCCCCTCATCGAGCGCATGCCGGTGGCGACGCAGGCGCGCCTCGGCGCGGTGCTCGACACCGGCGTGGCCACCGTGCTGCGGGATGGCGTGCGCGCGTCGTTCCCGGCGGAGTTCACGCTCATCGCCATCGACGAGAGCGAGGAGGAGGTGTGGGGCGTGGCGGCGCCGTTGCGTGACCGGCTGGCCCTGGTGCTGGACGGCGACGTGCGCGTGGACGAGGCGATGCTGCCGCCGGCGGCGACGGTGGCGGCGGCGCGTGCCATGCTGTCGCACGTGTTTGCGTCGGACGACGTGATGGTCGGCATCGGGACGATGTGCGTGGCGTTCGGCATCGCCTCGGATCGTGCGCCGCGGCAGGCGCTGTGGACCGCGCGTGCGCTGGCCGCGCTCGATTCGCGCCGCGACGTGGAGGAGGCGGACGTGGCGCTGGCGGCGCAGCTCGTGCTGGCGCCCCGCGCGACGCGCATGCCCGCGCCGCCGCCGGATGAGGACGAGCCGGAACAGGAGCAACCGCCCGAGCCGTCGCCGCCGGAGCCGACATCGTCCGACACGCCGCCGGACAGTCCCGATGACCGGCCGATGGAGGACCGCCTGGTGGACGCCGTGACGGCCGCGATTCCCCCGGAACTGCTGGCCGAGTTGCTGGCACGGGCGAACCGGCCGAGCCAGGAGCTGGGGCGTGCGGGGGCGGAGAAGGAGAGCTGGATCCGTGGCCGGCAGGTGGCGGCGCGGCGCGGCAAGCCGGATGGTGTGCGCCGGCTGCACGTGCTCGAGACGCTGCGTGCGGCGGCGCCATGGCAGCGTGCGCGTGCGCGGGCGGCGGCCACGCGGGAGCTGCCGGTGCGGTCGCTGATCGTGGAGCGCGACGACTTCCGGATCCGTCGCTACGTGGAGCGCGCCGGCACGGCAGTGATCTTCGTGGTCGATGCGTCGGGGAGCGCCGCCGCGCAGCGGCTGGGCGAGGCGAAGGGGGCGGTGGAGGCGCTGCTGGCCGAGAGCTATGCGCGGCGCGACCGGGTGTCGTTGATCGCATTCCGGGGCACCACCGCCGAGATGCTGCTGCCGCCCACGCGGGCGCTGGCGCGGGCGCGGAAGCTGCTGGCCTCGCTGCCGGGGGGTGGTGGCACGCCGCTGGCGACGGCGATCGACATGGCGGTGACGGCGGGCGTGGCGGCGCGCCGATCCGGCACGCTGCCGGTGGTGGTGTTCCTCACCGACGGGCGCGCGAACGTGGCGCGCGACGGGAAGGGTGGGCGCACCGAGTCGATGCGTGATGCGCTGGACGCGGCGGCGACGTTCCGTGCCAGCAACCTGGCCTGCGTGGTGATCGACACGTCGCCACGCCCGGAGCCGATGGCGCGGAAGGTGGCGGAGGCGATGGGGGCTCGGTACGTGCCGCTGCCGGTGGTGGATGCGCGCGCGATCGCGGGTGCCGTGCAACTGGCGAAGGAGGTCGGGTGA
- a CDS encoding methyltransferase, with the protein MSDRPKPAAGAAAAAVSSGVTGVRPRTESAGAPLSIKDRIADWRNRMAASPGFQRWAGSFFLTRFIARRHARELFDLCSGFVYSQVLYAGIQLNLFGKLRNGPLTMVEIATAVGLPIEGTERLVHACKALDLLEATEDGRWRLTVNGASIAPNTGLEKLIEHNQLLYRDLLDPVAMLRDPRRSQTAIAAYFPYGEAGRPEDVDPAAAARYSDLMAATVPPLAEEVMDAYPVASHRRLLDVGGGIGAFLSLMGEKAPNLELMLFDLPAVAVHARAALASTGLDSRATVHAGNFQTDPLPAGADLVTLVRVLLDHGDEVALTILRRAREALEPGGTLLVVEPFSGVRGAERVGDAYFGLYLFAMGRGRARTVAQHQALLRAAGFSRTRVVATRYPVQSGILAAQA; encoded by the coding sequence ATGTCTGACCGCCCCAAGCCCGCCGCCGGCGCGGCCGCCGCCGCTGTCTCGTCCGGGGTCACCGGCGTCCGCCCACGCACCGAATCGGCCGGGGCCCCGCTCTCGATCAAGGACCGGATCGCCGACTGGCGGAACCGGATGGCGGCCTCACCGGGCTTCCAGCGCTGGGCGGGCTCGTTCTTCCTCACCCGCTTCATCGCCCGCCGTCACGCCCGCGAGCTGTTCGACCTCTGCAGCGGCTTCGTCTATTCGCAGGTCCTCTACGCCGGCATCCAGCTCAACCTGTTCGGGAAGCTTCGGAACGGCCCGCTCACCATGGTCGAGATCGCCACGGCCGTCGGGCTCCCGATCGAGGGGACGGAACGCCTGGTGCATGCGTGCAAGGCACTGGACCTGCTCGAGGCCACCGAGGACGGCCGCTGGCGCCTGACGGTCAACGGTGCCTCGATCGCCCCGAACACGGGGCTCGAGAAGCTGATCGAGCACAACCAGCTCCTCTACCGTGACCTGCTGGACCCGGTGGCCATGCTGCGCGACCCCCGGCGCAGCCAGACGGCCATCGCCGCCTACTTCCCGTACGGCGAGGCGGGCCGCCCCGAGGACGTGGACCCGGCCGCCGCCGCCCGATACAGCGACCTCATGGCGGCGACGGTGCCGCCGCTGGCCGAGGAGGTCATGGATGCCTATCCCGTGGCGTCGCACCGTCGGCTGCTGGACGTAGGTGGCGGGATCGGGGCGTTCCTCAGCCTGATGGGCGAGAAGGCCCCGAATCTCGAGCTGATGCTGTTCGACCTGCCCGCCGTGGCGGTCCACGCCCGCGCTGCGCTCGCCAGCACCGGACTCGACAGCAGGGCCACGGTCCACGCCGGCAACTTCCAGACGGATCCGCTGCCGGCCGGCGCCGACCTGGTGACACTCGTGCGCGTGCTGCTGGATCATGGCGACGAGGTGGCACTCACGATCCTCCGTCGGGCCCGCGAGGCGCTGGAGCCGGGCGGCACCCTGCTGGTGGTGGAACCGTTCTCCGGCGTCCGGGGCGCGGAGCGGGTGGGCGACGCGTACTTCGGCCTCTACCTCTTCGCCATGGGGCGCGGCCGGGCGCGGACGGTGGCCCAGCACCAGGCGCTGCTGCGGGCCGCTGGCTTCTCACGGACCCGCGTGGTCGCGACCCGCTATCCGGTTCAGTCCGGTATCCTCGCGGCCCAGGCCTGA